In the Parus major isolate Abel chromosome 7, Parus_major1.1, whole genome shotgun sequence genome, CACACAAAGTTTCCCACAAACTGTTTTCCTCTCTTGgtgcttttcaaatattttggctttCCAAAGATTTATTGCAAATTCAAGCTATTAGAAAAGGtaaatgtctcctttttttcAAGAGTatactaaaaaataataatacaaaatactttATATTATTGCCAATTATAGATTTCTTTAAAGATGGCAAAAATTGTCTCAGTTCTTTGTTCCATACAGGGAGATAGAAAGAACAGTTGAAATAGTGTTAGTAGGATGCAAACCATTACTACAAATATCAGAtctaaatatcagaaaaaaaccaacacccTACACTTGTTCCCCCTAGGTTACTGTGGAAATTTGTCAAAATAGTTAAATGccttacaaaaatatataaaagaaaatgtaaaatgaattaggaaaaaataactgGAAGTACTAcattttttggttaaaaatcTACATTAGAAGACTAGACATTTTACTTCAGATTAAATTAATTGATAATTAAGCTGCTATACTGATGGTATTGTGTCTATACTTCAATGTAAATCCCATTCCATTCTTCTTTCCAAAAGTAGCTGTTACATACTGTTTACTTATGACTTACTGGTCACTGTGCATTGCCTTTTCTCAAAAGAGTTTTCAGGccctctttttttattttcattatttactttCTACATTTCATagtttgtttccattttgttaGGGAACACTTATTTGTAAACAGAGTCTTACCAGAACACATCCTCCAGTACATTTACAGGTAAAGGATGGGGATGAAAAAGTATGAAAAGCCTTTCCTTCACAGAAGTGTCAGgtggaactttttttttgggtggtgGAAGTATGGCATCTGtttggggctgcagcagctgtggcccCGAAGTTCCTCCAAATGCTTGCTgaaacaagggggaaaaaatgcaagtATAAGTTAACTGGTGGTGGGGGGCAGAGGAAGTAATTTTACCTTTCTTaccatttttcttccatcacAGGACATAAATAGGTCCTGTGAGTTCTGATCTTCGTTACTTTATTTACTTCAGTTATTTCATTAAATTGGACAATAAATTCAAGTAAAGTCAGACGccttttcagggaagaaaaatgcaccAACCAACCCGAGGTATGTCTTAAAAATGGAGCACGTAAAACAGTTTGCAGAAGCAAGTGAGCAGTGTTCTTTATTGGTACATGCGAAGTTTCTTACAACAATTCAGAACCGACACCATCCATGATTTGAACTTACAGGAGGCGACCTGTACTGCTGAACCATTGCGCTGTTACTGCGCAACACTGACGACACCTGGGCTGtcaccagctgtgctgccatttTCCTGATAAGGCTGCAAGCAGAAGTCataataaactattttaaagaaTTAGATTACAAATTAGATTATTAGATTTATTAAGATTACATTAATCTTAAATTTAGAAAGTCAAAGTATGTCTTAATACACATCAGAGTATCTCTAGAAATCTGTCATGCCATGGAGATAACGAAAATCAAGACGGGCTTTCATGACAGCCTACAGAGAGATCTGAAAACCTGCACACTAGCTGCAACTCACTGAGagcattcattcattcattacCACTTATAGATACACAAAACTAccctttgggttttttaacactctaggggaaaaaaaaaaaagattaaattagCTCTACAAGAGCCCACTACATTTTGTGAGAAATGtctaaaaagcaaaaaggacaaaaaaattcaCCTGTTTCAGTAAAGAGCACAGAGATTCAgttcagaaatcaaaatattacCATAGAGTTTACTACCGGCTCTcattttccagtgatttttctttgttctgtagTAGAGTAAGataaagcatctttttttttacgTTCTTTTTGCTTAGATATACTGCCTGTGTTGTAAGACCATGTAGGAATCAGTGAAGAATGAAGGTTGCAATGAACATTGGTTTCAGTTCAGATCAACCAAGCACTTTTGTAGTGAATCTCCCCACTGTCTCTCCTTACTGTCTTCATTTCCCAGAACAGGTTTGACATAAACTAGACTCCTCTAGGATGAAACCAAGGCAAAACACTCACTGCAGGAGAGTGCTTAAGCTGCTCCAGCTTGTACTGGGCGTTCAAAACACAGGAAGAAGTCAGAGATGGTCAAACACCTGAGAATACTCCATCCTGTGCCAATATCAGATCCTCAGCACCCACAAGTTTTACTCTACATATGTGCCTCACTAAACTACTACTTGCACTACTGCAAACACAACCAAGAGATGAAGTACATAAACCTGAATTCATAAACCTCATCGAAAATACATTCCTTGTTACATGTTACAGATATGTTGAGAGATTCTTCCCAAatccaagatttttttccatggtatcttaaaaatatgtattttaatcttttctttataaaagaCTACCAAGTTTCAAAAGGCTTATTGTAAACCATctagaaagaaaaccccaaagcagTTTCAGAAAACACTGCCGACAAGCTCACAGTTATACTGACGTTACGTCTTatgttaaaaatgtgtttacttTATATTTTGCTCTCCAGAACACAACTTACAACTTTGTACTTACTCTGAGCTATCATTCCCATCTTCTAGGAAAATGACAGTTAGTCGATTTCCAGGAGGATACTCAAACCCATGCAGTTTGTATTTGGCATATATagctgaggcagcagtgctgtaCTGAATCACAGCGTACCCTGCAAGCACAGGGCACACAGTGTCAGCAGGAAACAGGTAAATCTTGAGAACAAACTACACTCatataaataacatatttaCACTCCACATCAGTCATGGATGACACAAAATTCTTAAGTCTTTTTAGCACACATCAAGCTTCAGTGAAATTTACTAGTGCCAGATGAGCTGTATTTGTACTAGCTTGAAACATTGGCAGTAAAACCATGCAAGTGAAAACATCTCTTCCTCACTACTCCAGAACTAGTAACAAAAggataataattttatttaaaaaatgcaattatcCCATCAACAGCTAATTTCAAGGACTGTAAAGTTAAAATATAATCATTTACATTTCAAGTTTCTTAGAGAAGAGACCACTTCCATATTTGTCTCAGCAGCAGTAGAACAAGACTGAAACCAAATAATCTTTCAATAGAAAACATGATCTATTTTGGAGTTATTTAATCTCATTCATCAACATCTACAcacatttcagaatgaaaaattcaaaagatCTGTTTAGAGAACATTTTACTTTAATGTctaataatttctgaaacaaCTTCTTCATTTATTCTGCCTCAAACTATTAATTTGACCAAAACCCACTTATCATGACTTTGATTCCATCTTTCTTGAGATTTTATTATCTGAAAGTAAAGGTATAAGCCATTAAGGGCAATGTGTAAACAGGGGttcaaacaaaactgaattttgtgtGTATGCAGTGCTAGCAGCAACCACTGCTTGTTTCCAGCAAGTGTACTGTATTTTGCAGTGCAAATTAATTGAAGTACAATTACAAGAGATTcccttcagagaaaaaacaacagaaacctTTTGTACTTTTTACTTACCGCTATTGGTATGAGGGTCTCTCTGAACATCACAATATTCCAGACCTGGAACTAAATCAAAGAGGGCAAACAGCTGTTCTTGAATAAAGGGGAGCCGGGATACCACTGACAGGCGTTTGGAGACTGGTTCTTGAATTCGGGTCTCAGCTTTTTCAAAGCTACAAAATTCTGGCTGCATACCTCAAGAATCAACAAAATATACTTGTCATCATACTTGTATGCCTTCATTTCATGCATATGTTGcatttgacttttaaaattaatccaaGTCAATTACATACTACTAAATGTTGATTTCACCAGTGCAGGTCCCAAAATAATTGAAACCAGAGCAAAGCAAGCCATAGAAGTAGAGAGATGAAACACTGGGCTAGTTTCTAACTTCAATATCCAATCTACTATTTAAGTGTTGACCTAAGCCTCCATCAGCCTCCCTTTCTCCAAACCACGTTATTACTTAGTGACCAGTCTGGAGACTACAAatcatttttaatgtaaaaatttgTGACTTACAAAACGGAAGCGTATTTCCTCTTAGTTCAGGCCTCATGCTACTACTGTAATAATCATGTTCAAAAGACTCAGATGACTTATTTTTAGGTTCAGCCAAAATGGCCCTGTAGCCTGAAAGAAACAACCACACACATAACAACACCTCAGCACATCTCAGTTATCTGACCAGGCCCACATTCTCCAAGTTCCATATTTAGAAACATATTATTCAGAAAACCCAGTAAGTGCTGGCTTTAGAGAAATAACTAAATTATAACTCTTGAAGTCTGcccaaataattttgtgaaCGTTAACAGCTTTCAAATGGAATTACTCCTTACGAGTGCAAGTTAAGCACGACAGAAGCTAACTGCCATGAGagtgactgagcactggcacgGGTTGCCCAGAAAGTCTATGGAATCTCCATGCATGAGGATATTCAAAAGTCACCTGGACATGCTCCTGGGCCTTCAGTACCCaggtgaccctgcttgagcCAAATGGTTGAGCAAGATGATCTGCAGAGGCTCCTTCCAACTTCAACCACTCTGTGATACTTAGCAAGATTTTGAGATGCTCCAGAAGCCATCACCTGAACTGCTGTGCTAACACAGTAATTTATGGATGTTTTACACGAATCTaggtttttctttcatgaaagaAAGCAGTATTACACTCAAGCTATCCAACTAATTTCAATTTAATCTCacagcaaagaggaaataaaagctgacTGCTAAGTAATCTCAGTCTCATGTTCCTATGCACAAATATAATTCCTGTAGAGCCACTTATGATAGAACTAACACAGAACCACCAcattactgaagaaaaaagagccAAGCAAAGCCATAAAAATAACTAGAACTACAACCAACCACACCCCAAGCTGTTTCATATTTCTGATTAAGCAATATTGAACAGGAGGTTGGACCGGAAGACTGCTGTTAGGCTTTTGGGGAAACCTTTCTTCTCCTGGATGAGCAAACCCAATTCCCTCTGTCTTTCCTCCAAGGTCTTGTGCTTCCAGCCTCTGACTTTCCAGCAGCCTCAATCAAATTCATTAACTTTTTGTACTAGAGCATAAGAGACAagttatagaatcacagaatggtttgggttagaaggaaACTTACAGATCACcaagttccaaccccctgccttgggcagggacaccttccactacactAGGTTTCTCAAATTTCTCTATCCAactggcctggaacacttccaaggatgggacatccacaacttctgtgggtaacctgtgccagggcctcaccaaGTGGCTGGTAATAAATGAAGCATACAAAGCCTTCCACTCTGTAACAGATAAACCATGACACTAAACAAGACCAAGCACCCTTCCCCCAATTTCAGTTAGCATGAATTTGCtcttaaataaatgtaattacaaCAGAATCTCTATGTAtcatgaaatatgttttatctaaaaattaattttatgtcaaatacaaattaaaactgCCTATTTGCAaggacaaattaaaatattttcctgtgtatCAAGCCTACACTACAGACCAAAAAtgcataaaagaaaattctgtgttcaTTTCCAAACTCTTCTCACTGATCCTACTTGCAGTTTGGTACTAAAAAAACATAATCAGGTGATTGTTCTCACTGAATGTTAGCAatgctattatttattttcaacagaACCTTGTCTCAACATGTTTCTGCATCATGAATAATTTAcctgaaagcaaaactgaaaattaaaggtATACTATGATGATACACActtattgcaaaaaaaaaacccttaaagaATTCACTCAGATTCTTACTTCGATCACACTCTTCAATTGCTCGGGCAGCTTGAGACGGCTTCAGGTACCTGACATAGCCCAAACCTTTACTTTCTCCAGTAgtcttgtttttaataatgctgCAATATTCAATGTCTCCATACATCtagaacaattaaaaaacttattaatttcatatattttaaaaccatgaaATTTCCATGTGCTAACCCCTTctaattaatttagaaaaaggcattttaaaataacaatgaaCAGCAAATCAGAACCTTAAACTTCTCTCGCAGATCCTCCTCCGTGTAGGTTTTTGGTATCATAACAAAGATTCGTGTAAGCTCCTCATCTTCAACATCTCGGTGGCTTCCAGAAGCTCTTGACTGTGCAATAAACACctaacaaaataattacatagACACTAATTACTAGCAAAAAGGTCTAAGACACTTATCAACAAGCAAGTGAAATAGTTTAACCATCTTTGTATTTATGGTTCACATAAGCTGCCCTCCTTAGCATGGAGAGAAAGGAACATCTGTGATAAAAGTCCTACAAATATAAATCCTACCTGTACTGTCCTGTAAAACCTACAGTGATAAATCTCAAACAGTTTCCCAAACTGGACAGGGGCCAGAGAAGTTACTTACTGGGGATAATGAGGAACGGTGAGAAATACCACTGCTGATTCAGCAACACTGTCAACATCACCAGTGACAGGTGAGGTGGCAAAGAATGCATTGCTCTAACAGGCCTAGTACAGCAGGAATAGAAACAAATAAGCAACCAAGAAAGCCTAGCAGATTAAGAAAACCGTGCTACTGCACTTCACTGCTCAGCTGGGCCAAAGTTTACAGATCTAGTGCTCTATGAAGGATCATAACTTCTCATATCTGTTACTCTTAAAGTCTTTTTTagttattgaaataaatttcacCTCAGAAGTGCATACCGAAgacaaccaagaaaaaaaagcccaaatacatcacaaacaaaaaaaacgAAACAAAACGAAAACAACCAAGTAAGAAAGACACAACTTTCAAAGCAAGCCTCTTAAGCAAAAGTAGCAACTGGTTTCACAGAGCTCTTAACTTATTTTTCTAACAGCCATGCAAGGGTGTGAGGACTACAACTCAGATCTTTTGGCTTCTGATGGtaagttcttcagaaaaatttcGCTGACTCAATTTCACTGTCAAGTGAAACACATGGCATCTTCTTTCACTCTTCAAACTCACTCATACTTTCTTAGTACTTGGTGACTAGGAAAACAAATCGGGAAGCTGAAAGCTGACAGAACAGTTCcatagattaaaataaaaattttaaaaaaagttttgaaaaggGCTTACAAGCTACAAAACCAATATAAAACATACTGGCAAAGCCAGTTCTATATATTCACAACTATCTCGCTTACAACACCTAAAACATATAAGAActaaaacagacaaaagaatCTTTGTCGCAAACACCCCCTCGCTTCCGGGTGCGGTATTTTCCGCAGGCCTGCCGCAGCTCACGCCACGCGTGGGATCTCGGGGAGCGGACGGGCCCCGCCGCTCCTCCCCAGAGCCGCGGGTGGATGGCCCGGAGGGGCCGGGCCTGTCCCGGCAGCGCGCCCACACAAGGCCGGGCAAGGCCGGCCTGCGCCCGCCCNNNNNNNNNNNNNNNNNNNNNNNNNNNNNNNNNNNCGGCCCGGCCCTCCGAGCCCACGGGCCGTCCCCCGAGCCCCTCGGCGCTCCTCCGGCCGCACCTTGATGGGCTTGCTGTCGGGGAGCAGGCTGCGGCCGTGCATCTCCTCCATGGCCCGGCAGGCCTGCGAGCTGCGGGCGAACTTGATGAAGGCGATGCCGCGGGACTCATTGGTGCGCCTGTCCCGCAGCAGCCAGATGTTCTGGATGTCCCCGAAGGGCGAGAAGCGCTCCCGGATCAGCGCCTCGCCCGTGTCCTTGCCCAGCACCACGAAGACGCGGCTGTTGGGCGGCTCGTCCAGGCACTCGGCCGACAGGCGG is a window encoding:
- the RBM45 gene encoding RNA-binding protein 45 encodes the protein MEESSGIRLSAECLDEPPNSRVFVVLGKDTGEALIRERFSPFGDIQNIWLLRDRRTNESRGIAFIKFARSSQACRAMEEMHGRSLLPDSKPIKVFIAQSRASGSHRDVEDEELTRIFVMIPKTYTEEDLREKFKMYGDIEYCSIIKNKTTGESKGLGYVRYLKPSQAARAIEECDRSYRAILAEPKNKSSESFEHDYYSSSMRPELRGNTLPFCMQPEFCSFEKAETRIQEPVSKRLSVVSRLPFIQEQLFALFDLVPGLEYCDVQRDPHTNSGYAVIQYSTAASAIYAKYKLHGFEYPPGNRLTVIFLEDGNDSSDLIRKMAAQLVTAQVSSVLRSNSAMVQQYRSPPQAFGGTSGPQLLQPQTDAILPPPKKKVPPDTSVKERLFILFHPHPLPVNVLEDVFCRFGQLISVYLVAGKNVGYAKFADRASASEAITALHGKIVNGVRLKVRLADSPSEEPNKRQRTY